One genomic region from Nymphaea colorata isolate Beijing-Zhang1983 chromosome 12, ASM883128v2, whole genome shotgun sequence encodes:
- the LOC116266265 gene encoding uncharacterized protein LOC116266265, whose amino-acid sequence MDPESCSSLRCGKHPSQTFTGFCAHCLVERLSAVDPGQRKAPSCPEGGPSVNCEDGIGASANVPGASAKVPETEVTAVEKVVNCSSVLPGIESESCKVRVRQTLRSLFYSDNEGANEDNATRRRTKVRPLIGKRDTSLVGIRFHDDICVGFRPNTNGSAENQLNECLSSKASGKKFIGIAETTNSGWDFGSNSEARSSSAGKTMADMQLDETGNGGERIYFVSESRGPKSVANKYTQLEAVMDDNGGSFPAGDIGHGSTFGDCKDDQNFKKRPPVLLGQGFVKKILRWNMKTSQKKASMAEADLGVGFHDLQLQRIADNGTPCCRRESIDSNETCSWDGLLIGKALTRSLSVKEEANAGSVKPVEGHKEMLRQPGSLENGDCYSESVPHIRRMTKKVGSVDFEWSPDMKDMNKIIPAVVEDDNKLTSDIGYVGDSGRERFCGNLLEDWSCRGKFHGCGKIWSRVIASPFWGFVQKSENVLDRSLSECWHESRRERNRDAAEFFNRVGFHRNSSVSLRSIDKSQEQHRETSCSSLSTINADLHGFHSVWNKKKSYGVLGHSRSIHYSSPSNLDNGLLRFYLTPMRYNRRLTNRKSRRNLRHLW is encoded by the coding sequence ATGGACCCGGAAAGCTGCAGCTCCTTGAGGTGTGGGAAACACCCATCACAGACATTTACTGGCTTTTGCGCGCACTGCCTGGTTGAGAGGTTATCAGCTGTTGATCCAGGTCAAAGAAAGGCTCCTTCTTGTCCTGAAGGTGGGCCATCTGTGAATTGCGAAGATGGAATCGGTGCTTCCGCTAACGTTCCTGGTGCTTCCGCTAAAGTTCCTGAAACGGAGGTAACTGCTGTAGAGAAAGTAGTAAATTGCTCATCTGTCCTGCCTGGTATTGAAAGTGAATCGTGTAAGGTTAGAGTAAGACAAACTTTGCGGTCTCTCTTTTATTCTGACAATGAAGGTGCTAATGAAGATAATGCtacaagaagaagaactaaAGTGAGACCTTTGATTGGTAAAAGAGATACTTCTCTTGTTGGTATTCGCTTCCATGATGATATATGTGTTGGATTTCGTCCAAACACAAATGGGTCGGCGGAAAATCAGTTGAACGAATGTTTGTCCTCGAAAGCGAGCGGCAAGAAGTTTATTGGTATAGCTGAAACAACAAATAGCGGATGGGATTTTGGAAGCAATTCAGAAGCCCGGTCAAGTTCTGCAGGAAAAACTATGGCGGATATGCAATTAGATGAGACTGGTAACGGCGGGGAGAGAATTTATTTCGTCTCGGAAAGCAGGGGTCCCAAATCTGTTGCTAATAAATATACTCAGCTTGAGGCTGTGATGGATGACAATGGAGGGAGTTTTCCTGCTGGTGATATTGGTCATGGAAGCACGTTTGGTGATTGCAAGGACGATCAAAACTTTAAGAAAAGGCCACCCGTGCTGCTAGGGCAAGGATTCGTGAAGAAAATTCTGAGATGGAACATGAAAACCTCGCAGAAGAAAGCATCCATGGCTGAGGCAGATTTAGGTGTTGGGTTTCATGACTTGCAGCTACAAAGAATCGCTGATAACGGCACCCCCTGCTGTAGAAGGGAGTCTATTGATTCAAATGAGACATGTTCTTGGGACGGGCTGTTGATTGGCAAAGCACTTACTCGTTCTTTATCAGTCAAAGAAGAAGCAAATGCTGGATCCGTGAAACCTGTTGAGGGGCATAAGGAAATGCTTCGTCAACCTGGTTCTCTGGAGAACGGAGACTGCTATTCCGAGTCTGTTCCACACATAAGAAGAATGACAAAGAAGGTTGGCTCAGTCGACTTTGAGTGGTCACCTGATATGAAGGACATGAACAAGATAATTCCTGCAGTAGTGGAGGATGATAACAAATTAACATCCGATATAGGATATGTTGGGGATtctgggagggagagattttgtgGAAACTTGTTAGAAGATTGGAGCTGTAGGGGAAAGTTCCATGGGTGCGGTAAAATCTGGAGTCGGGTTATTGCCAGCCCTTTCTGGGGCTTTGTTCAGAAGAGTGAGAATGTCCTCGATCGCTCTCTTTCAGAATGTTGGCATGAATCTCGAAGGGAAAGGAACAGAGACGCTGCAGAATTTTTCAACAGGGTGGGGTTTCACAGGAACAGCAGTGTGAGCTTAAGGAGCATTGATAAGTCTCAGGAGCAGCACCGAGAGACTTCATGCAGCAGTTTGAGCACCATCAATGCAGATCTCCATGGTTTTCATTCTGTTTGgaacaagaagaaaagctaTGGTGTGCTTGGTCATAGCCGAAGCATCCACTATTCTTCTCCCAGTAACCTAGACAATGGGCTTCTTCGCTTTTACTTGACACCAATGAGGTACAATAGAAGGTTGACAAACAGGAAGTCAAGAAGGAATCTACGCCATCTTTGGTAG